The following nucleotide sequence is from Bacteroidota bacterium.
CGCCGTCCAGTGCCAGCGTATGCCGTCCCGATCCGAGTGGCCCGTCTGCGAGTGTCGCCACAGTCCGGCCCAGCACGTCGGACACACTGACCCGGACCTCTGCGTCCTGCGAGAGCACGAGCGGCAGAACAGCCCGACCCGCGGCTGGGTTGGGTCGAGCGAGACCGAGGTGCGTCTGGGCTGTAGGCTCCTCGTCGGCCGTTTGGCTCTTCGCCGGCGCTCCAAGGGTCCGCGCCGCCACTGCTCCCTGGGTTCGAGCCGCTTCTGCCGACGACGCACCGATGACGAGTCCGTGCTCCTGGTGCATGGCCAGCGCCGTCTCGTGCTCAGGCCATCGTGCCGTCACCGCCGCGAGGGCCTCCGAGGCATCAGGGCCGTCGCCAGCGTCGAGGGAGAGGGCGTGCAGGACCGCCCACGCCTTGATAGCGAGGTCGCCCGCAGGTGCCTCCGAGATCAGCATGCGAGCGGCCTCCTCTGACTCTCTCGGTCGATCCCATGACCGGAGGACGTCTGCGAGGGCGAGGAGCGCGCGGGGTCGTTCGTCCGCGACAGCCGTTCGGTCCTCCAGGAACGGGAGGACGGCGGGCGATGTGCCGCGCCGGGCGACGCGGGCGATGGCCTCGAAGGCTCGGTGCGCGTCCTCGGGTCGCTCGGCCGTCTCGATGGCACGCATCAGCAGACCGAACGCCTCGCCGAGCGCATTCTCATCCGCGAGCCGAAGGGCTTCCCAGCGGAGTGGGTCCATTCCCTCAGGTGGGCCCGAGAGCTCCCCTGACTTGGTTCCAGTCCCTCCAACGGTTCGTGCAGATGTCCCTCCACACGACCCTCCAGCACTCGCGAGGAAGGGCGTGTAATCAATCGTACTCGTGCCATCGACCTGGATATCAGAGGGGTCGGGTGCCCCACTCGCGGTACCCCAGTAGTTGCACTCGGCACGGACATCGGACCCGTATCGGACGAAGGCGTGGCGGCTGAACTGGTACCCTGGGTCACGCCGGAATGTGTTGCGCCCGAAGTTGCTGCTCGTGCCCGCCCCAGCGGCGGC
It contains:
- a CDS encoding T9SS type A sorting domain-containing protein, coding for MDPLRWEALRLADENALGEAFGLLMRAIETAERPEDAHRAFEAIARVARRGTSPAVLPFLEDRTAVADERPRALLALADVLRSWDRPRESEEAARMLISEAPAGDLAIKAWAVLHALSLDAGDGPDASEALAAVTARWPEHETALAMHQEHGLVIGASSAEAARTQGAVAARTLGAPAKSQTADEEPTAQTHLGLARPNPAAGRAVLPLVLSQDAEVRVSVSDVLGRTVATLADGPLGSGRHTLALDGETLPPGVYIVRAQIQTGSIVEAFVQRVTVTR